From the genome of Leptotrichia sp. HSP-342:
TTGTAATAATTTATTACATTTTGAAATCTCCAGTTTCACCATTATTGGCTTTATTGATTAAAAAGTTTGACATTTCTTTAAATTCTGATACCGCTGCTGCGTCTTTTCCTGTTACAGAATTTACATTTTGGGAACTTATAAGATTTCTTGAAATTTCAAGAGCTATATCTCTAAATGAGTTTTGGCTCATTGAGAATAATTCACCCTTCTGATTTTTTCTGTCATATTGAGCACCAATTATTCTTCCATCCTTAACTGTTAATTTTACAAATGAAGTCCAATTGCCATCATGTCTTTTTTCAACAGAGTAAATACCATTTTGCAATGCTGAAAATCCCAAAATGTTTATTAAAAACATTAAAGTAAATAATAGTTTTTTCATAATTAACACCACTTTTCTAAGTAAATTTTTTTCTTTTATTCTCCTTTAAAACACCTGTTACATAAATATTATACCTTTAAAATCAAAATAAATCAAGTCTTTTTAATAAAATCCTTGTGTATCAGTTAAATATCCATCTTTATTATAGAAATTCCAGTTTCCATAAGCCTTGTAATTTCTTAAAGCACCTTGAACCTTGATTTTTCCGTTGTCGTAATACTGCGTGAAATTTCCATTTCCATTTACAAGTTTCATTTCACGTTCTTTTACTCCGTTTCTTGAATAGCCAAGAATATCAGTAATTATACCATTCTGATAAGTCTCTATCAACTTTTTTGTACCATTTTCGTAATTCCATGTCCATTGTCCATGTCTTAAATTACGTGAATAATTCCCATTAGAACGAATAGTTCCATTAGAATAGTAGGATTTTGTTGCACCGTTTAGCTGTCCGTTGGCGTAAGTATTCTCGTTTGTAACAATACCGTTTGAATATTTTGTTTCTTTTCCATTTCTGAGGTTGTTTGAATACTGCATTGTGGAGCTAAGTCTTCCAAATTCATCAAAATCATAGCTATCTCCGTTTAGAACACCGTTTTTATAATATCTTAGTGTTTTTGAATTTCCATTTCCATAAAAATCCACATCTTCACCGTCTCTTACTCCATTTACATAATTTGTGGCTTTTAGAATGTTTCCGTTTTCAAAGTATAGAAACATAGGTCCATGCAGTTTTCCGTTTTGATAATTTCTCAAAGCCTGTACTCTTCCAACTTCATTAAACTCAGCATAAGTTCCTGTAAAAGGTTGTCCGCTTTCCTTCAGAGTAGCGAAGTTTCCTGAAACAATTACATCTGTAACTGTACTATAGGGAGAGCTTAATGCACGTGCTGATTGTGCTGAATACTCGCTAGCTCTTTTGGGAGCAATTTTTGGAGCAGCTGCAGAAGATAAAATACTTATAGATAAACATGAAATTAATATTATCATTGATTTTTTGAATGTTTTTAACATAATAAATTCTCCTTCTTTTTTAGATATCGTTTCTATTATATCAATAATAAATTATATTTATCTTAGAATAATAAATTATATTTATCTTCATAATTTTAGTTCTATTTTTTTATAAAAAAGTTTTTAAAAATAAATAAAGTATGCTATAATTTTTGATATAAAATAGAAAAGAGAGGAGTCTTGATGGATTTTAATAAATTAAGAAATAATTTACAAAATAGATATTTTTCTACATGGGAATATTTTAGCAATGGTTTTAATGCTTTGAAAGTGTTTTCAAAAAAGCATCCAATACTACTATTTTTTCATTTCCTGTTTTCATTTTTTCTTGGAGTTGTTGTAATGTTTCAAGGGGCAGAAATAATAGCGGTAATGGATAAAATTGTAAAAAAATATGGGAGCACAAAAATTAATTCTAATGAATTTGTAAAAAGTAAAGAATTTAATGAACTAACGTCTGAAGTAATGCTGTTTATATTATGTTTTATTATAGTCTATTTAATTATTCGATTTATTTCGGCTGTTATAAGAAAAAAAATGGGCTTGGAAGTTGAAGAACGGGAAAATGAGTTTGGTCTAGTTGAAATTATTGTAAAATTTTTAACTATAACATTTGTAAACATAGTATTACAAGTATTTTTGATAATATTGGGAATTGTGATTACAGTATTTACAAGATCGACACTTTCATTTTTAATCTTATGGATTATTTTACAGCTAAATCTTTTATATTTCGAGCAGGCGTACTATCTAAGAAAAATAAATATAATCGAAGCATTCAAATATAACTTTTATATAAGCAAAGGGAACAGAATACGGATGTTGACTGTATTATTAACAATTTTTACTGTATTTGTAGGGATTAATTATTTTTTAGGCTGGTTATTTGAAGCTACAATAAAAAATCAGGTTACGCTAATGACTGTTAATGCCGTTTTTGGAGGAATAGCAGGACTTCTTTATACAGTTTTGGGAACAATGGTGAGCAACCTTGTTTATTTGAACTTAGAATATATAGACTTTAACAACAGTTAATATTATTTTTGATTGATTATGGAGGGGAAATATGGATTTTCAAAATTTGCAAGATGAATTGATAGAGAAAAAGTTAAATCTAACAGAATATTTAAAAAAATCAAAAGATGTCGTAAAAGTATTTTTAAAAGAAAATAAGCTATGGACAATATTTTTTATAATTGCAAACATTTGGATGCTGTTTTGCGCAGCATTTGAGAAAAAATTAACTTCAGAAAGTTATGTGAGACTGTATAATTCTTTTAGATATTTAATTTCAATGTTAAATACAGTCGCACCAGTTTACAGCAATTTATTTTATACGGCAGTGATTATGAAGATGGGATTTAAAATTGAGAATAGAGAAGATGAATTTACATTTAAGAAACTATTTCTCAAATTTTTGATGCTTACTTTAGTGTATTTTATAGTTAGTATGTTAGGTGGCTTTTTAATTCTTCCAGCCGCAATTATATTGCTGTATTCTAAAGCCAGTCTTGTAGGAATGATAATAGCTGGAATCATAATAATCGCCATAATTGTCTTTGTGCTAATAATGTTTCTTTATTTTATACAAATTTACTGTATTCGAAAAATGATGATATTTGATGTGTTCCAGTATAATTTAGAAATATCTAAGGGAAATAGAATGAGAGCAATTATTCCGATTATTGTTTTTGTATTGTTAAATGCTGTCCTTAGAGTGCCATTTTCTTTACGTCTTTTTGACAAGATACCATTAATTATAATTTTTCCGATATCTGCAATAGCTGGAATTATTTCAAGCTTTTTAGGAATATTTATAGCAATAATGGGAGTTATAATTTTTTTGAATGTAGAATACGATTACTTGGAAAAGCAGGGATTGTAATAAATCTAAAAAATAATAAAGGAGTAATTAAAAATGAAGATACAGAATTTACAAAATGAATTATCCAAAAGAAAATTGCAAATGGGAGAATATTTTAGAATAGCATTTGATGTTTTGAAAGTATTTGTGAAGGAAAATAAATTATGGACAATATTCTTTTTAGTTGCGAATATTTTTCTGTTGTTTTTTAATAGTATTGTTATAAGAGCAATTTCAAATGACAATTTTTTGGTACTAATAATGATGTTTTTGATTGTAGTTTATATTGGATTATTTTATGCAGTTTTGATTACAAAAGTTGCACAAAGAATTGAAAACACTAAAGAATATGATTTGAAAAATATAGTTATTAAATATTTAATTATATTTGGAATATGTACTGCAATTTTAGCTATTTTCTTTAGAATATTAATTGTTTTAGGCTGGGCTAATTTTATTCTTATGTGGATGATTGGTTCGGGAGGGGGTATTAACGATACAGTGGCAATAACAATACTGCTTGTAATAAAGGGAATTTTGATAATACCATTAACATTATTAATATTATTTCTTTTATCGAAAGTGGCGTATTTTATTCAAGCATACTACATAAGAAATATGTCATTTTCTAAAGCATTTCAGTATAATTTAAAAATATCTAAAAATAATAAGTTAAGAATTTTAATCCCTGTTATTATTCTTGCAATTTTAGATTTTATTGTAAAAATTCCATTTTTATCAGATTTATTTGGAATTTTAAATTATTTTTTGCTAATGCCTTTTACAATATTTTCGCTAGAAATTTTTGAACTGCCATTATTTGTAGCATTTCCGCTATCAGTAATCTTTGGGATTATTTCAAGCTTTTTACTTATCTTTATGATAACAATAGCAGTTATAGTATTTTTGAATGTGGAATATAATTATTTGAAAAAACAGGATAAAAATTTACAATAAATTTTGAAAGGAAATAAAATAAATATGGATTTTAAGGATTTACAAATGGATTTATATGAGAGAAAATTTAAT
Proteins encoded in this window:
- a CDS encoding toxin-antitoxin system YwqK family antitoxin, which codes for MLKTFKKSMIILISCLSISILSSAAAPKIAPKRASEYSAQSARALSSPYSTVTDVIVSGNFATLKESGQPFTGTYAEFNEVGRVQALRNYQNGKLHGPMFLYFENGNILKATNYVNGVRDGEDVDFYGNGNSKTLRYYKNGVLNGDSYDFDEFGRLSSTMQYSNNLRNGKETKYSNGIVTNENTYANGQLNGATKSYYSNGTIRSNGNYSRNLRHGQWTWNYENGTKKLIETYQNGIITDILGYSRNGVKEREMKLVNGNGNFTQYYDNGKIKVQGALRNYKAYGNWNFYNKDGYLTDTQGFY